From Caldilineales bacterium, a single genomic window includes:
- the cmr6 gene encoding type III-B CRISPR module RAMP protein Cmr6 has translation MVQYALPRDTQIAFSAGQSGCRNLGLLFERFTAFGENWALEGKDKYQAFKAIAETAERSRRDSSFQQTVAHFHRRWLSCVTATGSPPDCIFEANPDWRFIIGLGQDHALETGFTFHHVYGFPYLPGSALKGLTQTYALWLVAEHFGVPGIPPGHKAEGETPIQLLESLLLTPEDEDEELRRILGKLRSNRLLPDQSKLKALSADEAIRELQNHEAASPASQYRVVFGTQKARGCVVFFDAVPVEPPRLVVDVMNPHYGPYYQEKGKGTPPADYLSPVPVYFLAVESGSRFAFAVAAKEVSLARLACGWLKEALSMMGAGGKTSAGYGYFSSIGSTLAQPGPPQTAPSPVTPHIVSPPTTDQRPVAVKSAKGKVRYEQGRPYIIDQDDPSKKIRVDWKQMGMNALADRTLVHYEYREEPDGRRHLLKVIKAGS, from the coding sequence ATGGTGCAATATGCATTGCCGAGAGACACACAGATTGCTTTTTCTGCCGGTCAATCAGGATGCCGCAACCTCGGATTGTTGTTCGAACGCTTCACCGCGTTCGGCGAGAACTGGGCATTGGAAGGCAAAGACAAATACCAGGCATTCAAGGCGATTGCCGAAACAGCAGAACGTAGTCGTCGAGACAGTAGCTTCCAGCAGACTGTAGCACATTTTCATCGGAGATGGTTGAGCTGCGTTACGGCAACCGGTTCACCACCTGATTGCATCTTCGAGGCAAACCCTGATTGGCGATTCATCATCGGACTTGGTCAGGATCATGCGCTAGAAACCGGCTTCACCTTCCATCATGTATACGGTTTCCCATATCTCCCTGGGAGTGCGCTCAAGGGTTTGACCCAAACCTACGCCTTGTGGTTGGTGGCTGAGCACTTTGGTGTTCCAGGAATTCCACCAGGCCACAAAGCCGAAGGTGAGACACCGATCCAACTGCTGGAGTCTCTGCTATTGACACCAGAAGATGAGGATGAGGAACTTCGAAGGATTTTGGGCAAGTTGCGATCCAATCGCCTGTTGCCCGATCAGTCGAAGCTAAAGGCTCTATCGGCAGATGAAGCAATAAGAGAACTCCAGAACCATGAAGCAGCGAGCCCAGCGAGCCAATACCGCGTCGTGTTCGGGACACAAAAAGCGCGTGGCTGTGTGGTCTTCTTCGATGCCGTGCCGGTGGAACCCCCAAGGCTGGTGGTCGATGTAATGAACCCGCACTACGGCCCCTACTACCAGGAGAAAGGCAAGGGGACGCCTCCCGCTGACTATCTCAGCCCCGTGCCGGTATACTTCCTGGCGGTGGAAAGCGGTAGTCGCTTTGCCTTTGCCGTTGCGGCCAAGGAGGTTTCGTTGGCAAGATTGGCCTGCGGATGGCTTAAGGAGGCGTTGAGCATGATGGGAGCGGGAGGCAAGACAAGCGCTGGATATGGATACTTCTCATCAATAGGATCTACATTGGCTCAGCCAGGGCCACCGCAAACTGCTCCATCCCCTGTGACGCCTCATATTGTGTCTCCACCGACGACAGATCAAAGACCAGTTGCAGTTAAGTCCGCCAAGGGGAAGGTGCGCTATGAGCAGGGCAGGCCGTACATCATCGATCAGGATGATCCAAGCAAGAAAATACGTGTTGACTGGAAACAGATGGGAATGAACGCGCTCGCTGACAGGACTTTGGTGCACTACGAGTATCGTGAGGAGCCGGATGGTCGTCGTCACTTGCTCAAGGTCATTAAGGCAGGAAGTTGA
- the cmr5 gene encoding type III-B CRISPR module-associated protein Cmr5 → MPSQQQTLEQKRAAQAWADVSAVKPQSFKGKYGGLVRKLPAHITGNGLGQTLAFLRAKSAAKPGKPPTAENQAHNAAYQHLSHWVMQQLNPTVQLPNDTLLPWLLGQTSEVYRQATAESLAYLVWLKRFAEAELPEEE, encoded by the coding sequence ATGCCTAGTCAACAACAAACCCTGGAACAGAAGCGGGCCGCCCAGGCATGGGCTGACGTTTCGGCGGTCAAGCCACAAAGCTTCAAAGGCAAGTATGGAGGACTCGTTCGCAAACTTCCGGCCCACATCACTGGCAACGGGCTTGGGCAGACACTGGCGTTCCTTCGCGCCAAGAGTGCAGCCAAACCAGGAAAGCCGCCCACTGCAGAAAATCAGGCTCACAATGCCGCTTACCAACACCTGTCCCATTGGGTTATGCAGCAACTTAATCCAACTGTACAACTGCCCAATGACACTTTACTCCCGTGGCTGCTCGGTCAAACCAGCGAAGTTTACAGGCAAGCAACAGCAGAATCACTGGCATATTTAGTTTGGCTTAAGCGGTTTGCTGAGGCTGAATTACCTGAAGAGGAGTGA
- the cmr4 gene encoding type III-B CRISPR module RAMP protein Cmr4: protein MFEASCLLYLYVETPLHAGSGRGLAAVDLPIQRERITGYPLVQGSGVKGKLRDEVRNGINVQPPNKGAEMWKTIFGPETNQASDHAGALAPGDARLLLFPVRSLAGVFAWATSCDALARFRRDAATGKQPLELDRNGAKVQLQLPAEPAVDQALVAPGASIKAGGNVVLEEFSFKPVESPLVADIAEWLAANALPATPEYEYWRKKLPTSLVVLPENAFRDFTLYATEVVTRVRLVDEKKTVASGALWTEESLPTDTLLYLPLQATRARSYDNQGNRAGGVPNDWYDKGGGKKILDFVRDLNLARMQLGGDETVGRGMVCLRFGEVHNA, encoded by the coding sequence ATGTTCGAAGCATCCTGTTTGTTGTACCTATATGTTGAAACGCCGCTGCACGCTGGCAGCGGGCGCGGGTTGGCCGCCGTAGACCTGCCCATCCAGCGCGAACGAATCACGGGTTATCCACTCGTGCAAGGGAGCGGCGTCAAGGGCAAGCTGCGCGACGAAGTCAGGAATGGCATTAACGTGCAGCCGCCGAACAAAGGCGCGGAGATGTGGAAAACCATCTTCGGGCCAGAGACCAACCAGGCGTCGGATCATGCCGGGGCATTGGCGCCGGGCGATGCCAGGCTCCTTCTCTTTCCAGTTCGCTCGTTAGCCGGTGTGTTCGCCTGGGCAACAAGTTGCGATGCGCTGGCGCGTTTCCGTCGCGATGCGGCCACGGGCAAACAACCGCTAGAGCTTGACCGCAACGGCGCAAAAGTTCAGCTGCAACTGCCGGCGGAACCGGCAGTTGATCAGGCGCTGGTTGCACCTGGAGCATCCATCAAAGCGGGCGGCAATGTCGTGCTGGAGGAGTTCTCCTTTAAACCGGTCGAAAGCCCACTCGTGGCCGATATCGCCGAGTGGTTGGCAGCCAATGCATTACCCGCCACGCCGGAGTATGAGTACTGGCGCAAGAAACTGCCAACCAGCCTCGTCGTTCTGCCGGAGAACGCCTTTCGGGATTTCACCCTGTACGCAACCGAGGTCGTCACCCGCGTCCGCTTGGTAGATGAGAAGAAGACCGTTGCCAGCGGCGCCCTGTGGACCGAGGAAAGCCTACCGACCGATACTTTGCTCTATCTACCACTGCAGGCGACTCGCGCCCGTAGTTATGATAACCAAGGCAATCGTGCGGGCGGTGTGCCCAACGACTGGTACGATAAGGGCGGCGGCAAGAAGATTCTGGACTTCGTTCGCGATCTGAACCTTGCCCGAATGCAACTCGGCGGCGATGAAACCGTAGGTCGCGGCATGGTCTGTCTACGATTTGGAGAGGTGCACAATGCCTAG
- the cmr3 gene encoding type III-B CRISPR module-associated protein Cmr3 → MSWLFIEPTDVWLFRDGKPFDAGSDHRARSLFPANPTTVQGALRSELLLASGAPLPDFGEGETKAQDQRSRIIGNIIGWPGEMPHFALNGPYVARHDNGRYTRYFSVPADMVKIKENNKDIYIALAPLQQPPFQANWPQDGLLPLWARTTSALTEVKGWVSETDLQTWLNGQSTTLFPIVVHHDEHLFAHESRFGVGLDSQVKRPQEGLLYQVEFVRPRTNVGLLVEVDDSRLIAPIQWPDDRLLGMGGESRGAHYTVVNSYSPPQPQLPPMGQDGKTRLRLYFATPSWFAGGWTAANWGNWLSGNNLCLVAAAVRRAQPIGGAKIDTVNQAGNFQKTMQRYVPAGSVFFFEADGTVNYTGKPVTDSPDEGKIGFGQVLFGAWNYA, encoded by the coding sequence ATGAGCTGGTTATTTATCGAACCAACCGATGTGTGGCTGTTCCGCGACGGAAAGCCTTTTGATGCGGGCAGCGACCACCGCGCCCGCAGTCTGTTTCCGGCCAATCCGACTACGGTTCAAGGCGCTCTTCGTTCAGAGCTTCTTCTGGCGTCGGGAGCGCCCCTCCCTGACTTTGGAGAAGGAGAAACCAAAGCACAGGATCAACGTAGCCGAATCATTGGTAATATCATAGGCTGGCCAGGCGAAATGCCTCACTTTGCGCTGAACGGGCCGTATGTAGCCCGTCACGATAACGGCCGCTACACGCGCTACTTCTCTGTGCCAGCCGATATGGTCAAGATCAAGGAAAACAACAAGGATATCTATATCGCGTTGGCGCCACTTCAGCAGCCTCCATTCCAAGCCAATTGGCCGCAAGATGGTTTGCTGCCCCTTTGGGCGCGGACGACAAGCGCCCTGACGGAAGTCAAGGGCTGGGTAAGTGAAACCGATCTGCAGACGTGGCTGAATGGACAATCTACCACGCTATTCCCAATTGTAGTCCACCATGATGAGCACCTCTTTGCACACGAGTCGCGTTTTGGTGTAGGTTTGGACAGCCAGGTCAAGCGACCGCAGGAAGGACTGTTGTATCAGGTGGAGTTTGTTCGGCCACGCACCAACGTGGGCTTACTGGTTGAAGTGGACGACAGCCGATTGATCGCTCCTATCCAATGGCCCGATGATCGATTGTTGGGTATGGGCGGTGAGAGTCGCGGCGCTCACTACACAGTCGTGAACAGTTACAGCCCACCACAACCGCAGTTACCCCCGATGGGGCAGGATGGCAAGACGCGGCTGCGCCTCTATTTTGCTACGCCATCATGGTTTGCTGGTGGCTGGACGGCGGCAAACTGGGGTAACTGGCTTTCAGGGAACAATCTCTGTTTGGTAGCGGCGGCCGTGCGACGAGCACAGCCGATTGGAGGAGCCAAGATTGATACCGTTAACCAGGCAGGCAACTTTCAAAAGACTATGCAGCGCTATGTGCCCGCCGGCAGTGTTTTCTTCTTTGAGGCTGATGGAACCGTGAACTACACCGGGAAGCCGGTGACCGATAGCCCCGATGAGGGCAAGATTGGTTTTGGCCAGGTGCTCTTCGGCGCCTGGAACTACGCTTAA
- the cas10 gene encoding type III-B CRISPR-associated protein Cas10/Cmr2, with amino-acid sequence MNNDEFWALKIVALLHDPPGKALNILVHERDAKRLIEIALGRPATSGEWRQAKDEADLVASAFDRANFPKYADENVQPKPYLSHNFVTHPILVHPLGGEQLNLDPLQLDQQAIALATESIIQSLMVSAGSGADAMRRRYLLLWRWLLPTLRAKITSMGALWDLIPAETRIPDHGIWAHQSATAAVATALPDAALLVFTFGPVQEFIEAARRTQDLWAGSFILSYLAWSAMKPIVAQFGPDAILYPSLWEQPLVDIWLRKEIGLHQLAEPPKTHRLRATLPNRFVALLPSAAAKQCAEAASQALNRDWSEMANDVRNSLEALLMLNPGWNALWERQIGVQWQTYWAVQKWPPQPVLDPKTNKLRPWMDWLAEAIKTYKEFMEPLADWEFEKRVAVFQRPSRNATSTSGPRWGTNIGTAYGPLHHLAQRTVEARKGLRDFRNVSAGVLVAEQGEKDTLEGRLEALHRPGQDSRREVRQFWTEIADRLREGRLRGEKRFTDVAGNGRERLSAVGAVKRFAFREHFEHNLEVRVPPDQTPLTRFPSTSSVAAAPFKARVLEHLLTAPPDDRLATALKDYLKKLAILDIPQTAGESVLPGLAIVLEQLREDGSPHVGVASAFLMYDGDLLFPETYAPTRLKEDYNRPDLGDSARSADRDAAMRSLNDLMKVAAQTDLIGPSSYFAILKLDVDKVGQWLSGDHPMTPTLSEITVPAVAAILSDPNTWDWQEVLAQRRPLGPALHAAISKALSDYGRTLVPYVVEQRFLGRVIYAGGDDCLALLPAEEALAAARLLRALLSGHGGWINGQLEWDTAAKSGFLEWPEPGQGWLMTLGPRVTASVGIAIAHHQAPLDGVLAAAREAEETAKESYGRNAVCVFALKRSGAPLRIGSQWSYSNMSDPLHLFGEIRDHFREGSLSSKLAYDVVGQARALPISPTQIQRSGAASSVTIPPQAVRSSLERLLLRHKGDGVQTDEAKSRAKALSADLLAWAQALDQHRQTWETAWSERHPHDEPDPLDEDFAPQPGAMELGNWLLLARFLERGGEE; translated from the coding sequence ATGAACAATGACGAATTTTGGGCATTGAAAATTGTCGCCCTGCTCCATGATCCACCCGGGAAGGCGCTCAACATTCTCGTCCATGAACGGGATGCAAAGCGCCTTATTGAGATCGCCTTGGGACGTCCAGCAACATCAGGCGAGTGGCGGCAGGCGAAGGATGAGGCTGATCTTGTCGCCAGCGCGTTCGATCGAGCTAATTTCCCGAAATATGCGGACGAAAACGTTCAGCCTAAGCCGTATCTGAGCCACAATTTCGTAACCCACCCAATCCTAGTTCATCCTCTAGGTGGAGAACAGCTAAATCTTGATCCACTTCAGCTTGATCAACAAGCAATTGCTCTGGCAACAGAATCCATTATTCAGAGCCTGATGGTATCCGCAGGCAGCGGCGCTGACGCGATGAGGCGTCGCTATCTACTACTCTGGCGATGGTTGTTACCCACTCTGCGTGCCAAGATTACTTCAATGGGTGCGTTATGGGACTTGATTCCAGCAGAGACGCGCATTCCTGACCATGGCATTTGGGCGCACCAGAGTGCAACAGCTGCCGTCGCCACCGCTTTGCCAGATGCAGCTCTCTTGGTTTTTACTTTCGGTCCTGTTCAAGAGTTCATCGAGGCGGCGCGCCGTACACAAGATCTCTGGGCGGGCAGCTTTATCCTTTCATACCTTGCGTGGTCGGCCATGAAACCGATTGTTGCGCAGTTTGGCCCGGACGCTATTCTCTACCCTAGCTTGTGGGAGCAGCCTCTGGTCGACATATGGTTGAGAAAGGAGATTGGTCTGCATCAATTGGCCGAACCACCAAAAACTCACCGATTACGAGCCACACTACCCAATCGATTCGTGGCGCTGCTCCCATCTGCAGCAGCAAAACAATGTGCCGAGGCGGCTAGCCAAGCTTTGAATCGTGATTGGAGCGAGATGGCAAACGATGTGCGCAACAGCCTTGAGGCATTGCTAATGCTGAATCCTGGATGGAATGCCCTGTGGGAACGGCAAATTGGCGTGCAGTGGCAGACGTACTGGGCTGTTCAAAAATGGCCTCCACAACCAGTGCTAGATCCCAAAACTAACAAGCTTCGCCCTTGGATGGACTGGCTTGCAGAGGCCATCAAGACATACAAGGAATTCATGGAGCCGCTTGCAGATTGGGAGTTCGAAAAACGAGTGGCTGTATTCCAACGTCCTTCTCGGAATGCTACTTCAACGTCTGGTCCGCGCTGGGGTACCAACATTGGAACTGCCTATGGACCACTTCATCATCTTGCCCAGCGTACAGTCGAAGCGCGAAAGGGTCTCCGCGACTTTCGGAACGTCTCTGCCGGCGTTTTGGTGGCGGAACAGGGCGAGAAAGATACCCTTGAAGGGCGACTAGAGGCTCTTCATCGACCTGGTCAGGACAGCAGACGTGAGGTGAGACAATTCTGGACCGAAATCGCTGATAGGCTTAGGGAGGGCAGGCTGCGGGGTGAGAAACGATTCACCGATGTTGCGGGCAATGGCCGCGAACGACTGTCCGCTGTAGGTGCAGTCAAACGTTTTGCCTTCCGAGAACACTTCGAACATAACCTCGAAGTACGTGTGCCTCCAGATCAAACTCCTTTGACTCGCTTTCCTTCGACTAGCAGCGTTGCTGCCGCACCTTTCAAAGCAAGAGTACTGGAACACCTTCTCACTGCCCCTCCAGACGATCGCTTGGCAACGGCCCTGAAAGACTATCTTAAGAAACTAGCAATTTTGGACATTCCCCAGACTGCCGGTGAGTCAGTATTGCCTGGACTGGCGATTGTACTTGAGCAGTTGCGAGAAGATGGCTCCCCTCATGTCGGAGTTGCATCTGCCTTCTTAATGTACGATGGTGATCTGTTGTTCCCGGAAACGTATGCTCCTACACGCCTTAAGGAGGATTACAACCGACCCGACCTTGGAGACAGCGCAAGGTCGGCTGATCGCGATGCAGCTATGAGAAGTCTCAACGACTTAATGAAGGTAGCTGCACAGACTGATCTAATAGGACCCTCGTCGTACTTTGCCATTCTCAAACTGGACGTGGATAAAGTTGGCCAATGGTTGAGTGGGGATCATCCGATGACGCCAACTCTGTCCGAGATCACGGTACCAGCCGTTGCTGCGATATTGAGTGACCCCAACACCTGGGATTGGCAGGAGGTGCTGGCACAACGTCGTCCTCTAGGCCCTGCGCTACACGCAGCGATCAGCAAAGCTCTGTCCGATTACGGGCGCACGCTTGTACCGTATGTAGTTGAGCAACGTTTTTTGGGACGGGTCATCTATGCTGGCGGTGATGATTGTCTGGCCTTGCTGCCAGCCGAGGAAGCGCTTGCAGCGGCACGCCTTCTACGGGCACTATTGTCAGGACATGGGGGTTGGATTAATGGTCAGTTGGAATGGGATACCGCGGCTAAGTCGGGTTTTCTGGAATGGCCAGAGCCAGGACAGGGTTGGCTGATGACGCTTGGCCCTCGAGTAACCGCTAGTGTCGGCATCGCCATCGCCCACCACCAGGCACCCCTTGACGGCGTGCTGGCGGCTGCGCGAGAAGCCGAAGAAACGGCCAAAGAGTCCTACGGACGAAACGCAGTTTGTGTCTTTGCCCTGAAGCGCTCTGGAGCGCCGCTTCGGATCGGCTCACAGTGGTCGTACAGCAACATGAGCGACCCGTTACATTTGTTTGGCGAGATTCGCGACCATTTCCGCGAGGGAAGCCTGTCTTCGAAACTCGCCTACGATGTCGTGGGGCAGGCGCGAGCTTTGCCGATTTCGCCCACACAGATTCAACGATCTGGCGCGGCATCCAGCGTTACCATCCCTCCGCAGGCGGTGAGAAGTAGCTTGGAGCGTTTGTTGTTGCGACACAAAGGAGATGGTGTGCAGACAGACGAGGCCAAGTCACGGGCCAAGGCGTTATCCGCCGATCTTTTGGCCTGGGCACAGGCGCTTGATCAGCACCGTCAAACTTGGGAAACGGCATGGTCGGAAAGGCATCCACATGACGAACCAGATCCGTTGGACGAGGATTTTGCACCCCAGCCAGGGGCGATGGAACTCGGCAACTGGTTGCTCTTGGCTCGATTCCTTGAGCGAGGAGGTGAGGAATGA